A region of the Drosophila subpulchrella strain 33 F10 #4 breed RU33 chromosome 3L, RU_Dsub_v1.1 Primary Assembly, whole genome shotgun sequence genome:
GAGAGCCCAAAACCCAATGGAAAATAGTTCTTCAGTGGTAGTTCTTCTCGTCGCGAGTATTCAAAACTTGCCGTTTATTTAGTTTCTCATTTCATAATAGTTATACATCGTAGTGTAGTTGGGTATAGACATTGCTGGTCATAGTTATTGGTAAAGTCTGAGAGTTTTTGGCCCGTCCTCGACATCGTCCCGGCCGCATCCTCGTCCCATACGCCAAGATCTGGGCACTGAGTTCACGGCTGCTCGTCCAGCAGGCAAAGACATCCTCATATTATTGCCCGGGGTCAGCGGGCGAACTAAGATGCCGACCTCGGGCGGATGGGAGGGGCTGATCGGGGAGGTTTGAACGAGCTCGTTGATTTTAATATCCTTGAATGGCATTTTCGGAACTCACAGATTTTTTTCGGCCTGATCGCCTAATCTCTTGTATAACTTACTTAGCGGGATAATTGacggttttttataatttgcAGTTTAACAATGtcaaagtaaatatatatatatgtgcataTAGTAGAGATATAAGCAAAAAGCATGCAAACTCAAACAGTAAACATTGAGAATCCTGCGAGGACTGCTCCAAAGGATCGACCATCATTTTACAATTTACAATCAGTGGATGGTTCCGAAATGGTTCCTTGAGCTCATCGCCCCCTCGGTATCTCCGTTAAATAGAATATGCTCACAATAAATAGATTAGTAGTGCTCTTAAATCTAAGACAAGGTTCAATCTCATTATCAGTTTCCGTCTTGGGTCGCATCGTTTCCATTTCATTAGCTAGTTAACAGTGTAACAATCAACTTAGAATCTAACACTATATGGTGTAGTATATAGTTCTGCTCTGCTATCTTTGCCATACTATATGCACATGCTCCAAATATGTGTATATAGTATGGGTACATAGAGAATATCGTTATCCATTGCCCCGTCTGGGCACCCGGATCAGGGTTCCATATCCACGAATCATCATCTTAATCACTTTTAATGGGTGCGTTCTGTTCGAAATATCAGCAGGCATCCATTATCGAGAAACTACCGATGATGATTCATGGGATGGAGTCACACCTGCTGTAGTATTGCATTCACCTATCATGGGTTCGTTTCGtaacatatgtatatatatggcGTCGTTAGTGGTCATTTAAGATTAGTATAACAATTGTATATATCCTATATATAGTTTTGTTCGTTAGTGATTCGTTTTAGTAACAGATACATGATCGTTTTCAGTATTATTATGAAGTGGGTTCCATTGAATtttctgctgttgttgttctaGGCATCTTTTGATTTCCTTCGCCTAACTTAGCCGAAAATGTGCTGGGTACCGGGTGGCACCTTGTAGCTGGGATAGCCATTGTTCAACTGGTGTTTGGCAAAGAAGGGTGTGTAGTCCTGCTAAGTAAATAAGTGTGTTAGGATCTGAATGATCTTTAAATTGAGAATCTCTTTTCCTACCCGGTTGATTCTCCTGGGACGGCAGACAGGGCCCAAAGCCAACTGGCGACGTTCCTCGTTCTCGCGAGCCGCGGCCTCCTTGTACTCCGGTGGTGGCCACTTCAAATCTCCGCGCAATTTGCTGCCTCCTGGAATTTTAGAAAGAACTTATGTTACAGATCTGGTAATATAGTGCGCAGGTTTCTCGATTCTAACAAAATTATCCAATTTAATAGCGATCTTCGATATACCAAGCCTTTAAAGATCTCATATATTTCATTACTTGATCTCATTTACTTTTTTTGTTGATCATTACATCtttttggtatcaatataattaatttattttaacctTTAGCAAACATAAAgttccaaaatattttttttttgatacaAAAGAATTAAGATCATATTACGAAAATGTTATTTAGAAATGTTGTAGCTAAGAAAATGTTTTCAGATCCTTATATCAGGATTGTTgatataatatatatcttaattAAAGAAGGACATTGCTCAGGACATTTTAGGAAATCTCATaggataaaaataaaataatatataaatagttCCATGTTTATAAACTCTATATCCcttatatagatatatatatctttttaaAGACCTCCTTACTCACCCTGATAGCTGACGGCGGCAGGCTGCGAAGAGTAAACTGGAGCAGGCTGCTGGCTGACTGGCGCCTCCTTGCGCAGGGTGATGATCCCGGGACTGGCGCCCCGGTAGCTATCCTGGCCAGCGAAGGCTCCAgggagctgctgctgctgctgctgcagatcGGTCTGATCCTGCGAGTACGGAACCTGGGGCTGCGAATAAGAATTGTATGGGGGTTGAGCATAGGTCGAGCCACCGTTTTGCTGTGGGTAATAGGAtggctgctgttgttgctgctgctgctgctgtgggtACGGTGAAGCCTGGTACGatggctgctgctgttggggtggctgctgctgctgctgctggttcCACTGTGGTGGCTGGTAGGGAGCCTGAGCCTGCGATTGAGGCTGATATTGCTGCTGTGGCACCTGTTGCTGCGGCTGCTGTTGCCACTGTGCTGCAGGTTGCTgcggttgctgttgctgctggtagCCACcgtactgctgctgctgctgctgctgctgttcaACCGGTGGTGCATTTGGTGGTGTTTGGTGGTGTTCGTTGGTGTTTGGTGGTGCCAACATGCATGTTTGACATGGGTTTCGATCACAGGTTATGGTTTGATTTCGAAGATGGGTGGTGTTTTGTTGGTTGGGAGGTGCATACGACACATTCACATTGGATgtagacagacagatagaatATGTTGGAGATAGAGATAGACAGAAGTACTTAGTTAGAGGGTGGGAGGCTTAGTTTCGAGTTAGGTATCGGTTTAGTTTTATGCGCAGTTTACAGCTGAAAGTCGCAGAAAAAGAAGCAAAGCTAGAGGTTAAGTGAGTATTTGCATATAAACAGCGATTAGTAAAGATTTCGACGTGCAAAGGCGAGAAAGTACAAAATTACATAACATTTTTAGGAATTTGAGATCGGGAATCCTGAACTTTTCAAAATAACTATATTTTAAATCACATAAAAACGTTTTTGGGAAAACGGAATTCCATCCTAAACTTTTCAAAATTagatttatttactttaaatcaAAATGGCATGGttctaaataattcaattagCTTTTTTTCGAACCACTTTATTTTAAGCACTATGGGGACCACTATGAGTTCAAAGgtaatttttatcaattttagAACTAAGAAAAAAACGGGTCTAGTACTTGAATTATACgaatttaaatatatcaatatagatttttgaaaaaatgcaATGAGATCCAATTTTAAAAGCTATTAAAATATTACCAAAATAatagtataaccttttaatcTATAATCTATATTTATAAATCTCATTAAGTGGAATAAAATGTTGTTAAGAGACAAATCAGTTTGATGAAAGAAATGGTTAGTAAGTATATAAAAAACGGGTATCTCTAAGATAAAAGTTAAAGTGTGGATACTATTCATACAGGTGTTTCGTTAATATAAGAGAGAAAGATTAGTAAGTGTCTAGAATAGGATATTAAAGAAATTATATGATAGAAGTTAAAATAAGATTTTTAGTAACCGAAAGAAAGAGGAGTTTAGTGAAAGTCTACGAAGAGAGTTTAGTAGGTGACTACGATAGAAGGCAGAGAAGCATCTAAGATAGAAGGATATCAACGATGGCAGGAGAAAAACACGATCACAGCCGCAGTGCAATAGGTAGCATCTTTATCGCTTAGCCAAAAGCCGGGATCCAATCCGACCCAGACGGTACCTGCGGCTGCTGATAGgacggctgctgctgctgctgcggggATCCCTGGAACGGAGGATAGTCCCCTCCTCCGGCGGTAAATTCACTGCGCGACTTGGGCAGCGGGGCACCAATATGCTTCCAGCCACCGCCCACATTGTTAGCGGCCTGCAGCTGCTCCTGGGGATAGTTGGATTGATAGTTCGGTTGATAGTTGTTCGACTGATAGTTCGCATGGGAGGCGGGATCTGGAGTTGGAGCTGGAACCTGGACGGGTTCTCTCGACCGCTGCCGATTGAACTGGGCCTGTGTGTATTGCACAGGTATCTGCGTTTCCTGCTGCTGATGCGGATAACTATCTGGAAACTGGGAGGTGGGCTGCTGTGGTGCTGGGGCGTAGACATTTTGTGGTGGTGCTTGGGTGGTGCGTGGCTGGACGTTGTTATAAATGGGTCCCTGCAAGTTGTCAGTGTGGTTAGGTGTGGGGGTTTGGGTATGGGTGTTCAAATGCTATGTACATGGCTTTATGCCTCACCGGATGAGATACGAATTGTGTGTGGCAGTGGCGGATACAATTATATTTACACTCGAAACTtgactatatatatatatatgtacagtTCATTGGTTATAGTGGGTGGGTGAGTGGGGTTCTCTTGGAAATTACCTGGGGTGGGGCAGCTGCCGAGGGCGCATGGGCCTGAGCCTGAGCCTGGGCCTGGGCCTGGGGATAGTAGCCCCCGGCGCCCGGAGCTGGGCTCTGGGTCTGCGGCTGGGGGGTGAACTCCCGGATGATCCGCTCCTCCGAGGCCGGTGGCCAGGCCACACGCTTGTAGCCTGAATCAAACAGAGAGAAAAACAAACGATAAATACTCGGAATTCCTTTTTACGACCatcgctgctgctgcagctgctgaaTGCAGCTGCCGTGCAAAAAACATTCAACAAAATGCGGCCAAAACGTGGGCGTCACTATAACCTTGGCTACGGCACTAcattgcatttgcatttgcatttgcactgcatttgcatttgcccAGTGCTAGCGAAACAATTTGAAAATGATTTAAGCCAATTAAAATTATAGCCATCGGTATAGCAATGTGCGAACAAAGGAGGCGGTATGACGGGGGGGAAGAGTGGGGAATTTGGGGCCTATTCTGCAAATCATACACGGCTGTCATTGCGTCTAAATTTAGACGATGAGAACGAGTCGAAAGCTAAGAATTTGACATTACTCATGGGGTGATGAAGATGCTGAagatgctgatgatgatgatgatgatggggaTGTACGTGCAACATGTTGCCGCTGCAACCAGCAACATTGTGCGCTCAAAATGCGATCGTATCGTATCGTATTGAAACGAATTGGAATAGCGTGTGATATATAGTGTGAAAATTGTGTGTTTACCCTCCAGATTTTTGTAGTTCTCGTTGATGATTTTCCACTGAGCGACCATGGTTATATGTATATTGCTCTCTCTTGTATCtctctatctatctatctatctggCCGATCGGGCCTTTGCgtaagaataaaaatattctcGTATAGATatcaaaaataacaaatacaCTTATATATACCAAGATGtatatgtttgttttttgcGGCTATTTTTTGACTTGTCCGCTCGCAGAAAGTCGAGAAGAGCGTTATATAACCCCGAGGTGCAATCAATCGAATACGATATTTGGAGAGTCAGCTGCTGGGAACACCACACGGTATTTCGAATTTCGGTTTCGCTGATTTATGGCTCTATTTAGGCTATATTTACAGATCGGCGCGCGTTTCGTTTATCCTTCGGATCGATATCGTTGAAAAATTCGAAATCAAATGATTCGGGAAGCACGGTGATTGAGTttgagttttcttttcttttttttttttaataaaattcaatttaattcgattcgattcgcgTGCGTTTGCCcaatttaatttctatttTCTATTATAGCTATTGGCTATTTTCTATTTGCTAATTCGTTGATCGTTCGCGCTGCGATATGTTTGCCTTCGATGTATGCTACTAAGTGAGGAGCCAGAGAAATGCAGAGGAAATTATTGTTAGCCAGCGCCAAGATGTAGAAACATTGGCACTCGTGTGGGTTCCAACCCACACATTCGGCGTTAGGATTCTCGTATTCGCGAGATGCGCGAAAGTAAAGACTTCTCCGAGAGAATACTTATATCTCACACACGTCTATTACGCGAGGGTCTGCTAAGTATGCTGATCTTGATCTGGGATCCTCAGCCAACCCCGCCACCCGCCCCTGAGAGACACAATCAACTCCTGGCATTGTTTACACCTTTGATTTTTGTGATTTGTGGGCCCCACCTTGAAATACTGATCATCATGCCCACTCCCTCACTCGCGGTAGCTATCTATctatatctatctatctatatatatatagatatggATGATACAGCCGCATTTTTGAGGTTCTTTGCCCAGATCTATAGAGGATTCCCAAGTAGGTTGGCTACTGTTTATTTTGTTATGGCGATTTGTTATGCCTCAGCGGCAAATCAAGTGGGCGCACACCCATCTATCTTGCGGATACTGCCTGATCCCAGCCAACTAACTATCTATCATCTATCTTGTGGCCATATAGCATTTGGTATAAGTAGTTTGTGACTCAAAGCCAGCGACATCGGTGGCTAAATTTAAACGGCTGTCATCTTGGGCGAACTAAAACAAATCTGTTTTTAAACGTATTCACACAGGTGTACGACAAAAGTTGGCTCATTAAAATTATTAGCAAACTTGTAACTCATATGTCTGATATATCTGCAATATAGCCACCATATCGTACCGTACATCCCATATAAACGCCCATGTATTCATAGACAATTATTTGGTATAATAAGAATGGTTTGCTCGTTAGCCACGCAACAAATTCGTTTTGATGACCGCCAAACGTCACagataaatacaaaatatttgggTTTACATTATCTACTTGGCCCACAAAGAGTCATTTGTGCATGCTGAAgacaattaattttttttgattttttgttgCAAATGAGTCTGGTGTTTacatataaacaaataatttcTAAACACATCTACAAAGACTTATACCGAATTGTCAAGTTTTATAAGGATCTCAAATGAAAAACTGAACTATTGGACAACACATACGGGAATACGAATTTAAgactatccctgtattaataTCTGTAAAAAATCCATATATTTATCCATTTGGCAACGAATTTTGGTGACATAAGTCTAGAGATAAAATGGGcaatataattctaaaatagAAGCATGTGTTCTACctataaaaaaataagatGAATTGGTCTGAAAATTTAGGGAACAATGCATATACTCgtataaataaatgtagtCCCTATTACTGATTTGCAAAAAAATAGTTTCAGAACAATAATTTGTAGTTTTTTTAGGTATGATTGCtttgtatttgaaaataaaccAATTTGTTTTCCCTTAATCTTGTAAGCCTAAGAACTTAAACCCTGAATAAGTTTAGCAGGTAGCTAGTTTAAGATATTTTTCTCTAAGAATAATCCCTCAGTGCCCATGATTCAAGATCCACTGAGTCACCAAGAAGAATGTTGGGATTAATATGTATTGAATCATGGGGTAGGAGAACACCTTGAAACACAAACACATATGGGGTAAACAGAAATCGGTGGGCTGGTGACGCACCTTCAATACCCAAATATGGGCGTGGCGAGACATTATCGAAGGATCGGTTAACGCTGAAATCCCGCTGCACCTCGTCGAAGGAAGCCAGGGATCGGAATTTGTGCTGCTCCCCCGACTCGAGACTGGGGAATTCGAAGGGCGAGGGCTGTGCCGCAGAACGGGGCGTGGccgggggcgtggcagccAGCATTGAGGAGGATGCCGACATGCTCTGCTGCAGTGGCTCCGTGGCGGTTCTCACCAGAAGTCCAATATTATGGCCTTCCAGCTGCGGCACATGCGAGTACTTCACCGGAAGATTGCCAGGTGATGGTGTTGGTGCCTTCGTCTGGACAGGATTCAGACCGTAGGGTGAGCTGGAACGCTGTGGGGCTTCTATGAGAGGAGCAGGATACTTGCGAGAAGGCAGCGGACTGGGCGAACGACTCCGCTCCCAGGTTACTTCCGTTTCCGGTTGTTGCAGAGTTGGGTGATTCTTTTTTGGCGGTGGAGGAGGCGGTGGCGTTGGTGGCGGAGAATCTGGAGTAGCTGGCGTGGTCACAATCTCCACAAAACTCCTCTGACGTTGCAGCTTCTCGGGTGGCGTATTCTCCTTGGCCGACTGGGTGTCCTCCCAGGAGATCTGCCTGGAGATATATGGGCTTCTGATCTCATAGGTGGCCTTGTAGTTCTTTAAAGATTCGTTCTGCAGGTTGGCAATGCGCCACTGGTCGGCCTTGTTGAGTTTTGCCCAGTTATTGGGCGAACAGCGCATTTCATCACAAACTGGGCAGTAGGTTAAGGTCTCTTCATGGAGGCAGGACTTCTCTTTATCCACCACTTCTTCAGTTCTCTGAAGATCTGCTGGGGTCTTACTTGCTTCTAACTCCTTTGTACTCTCCTGTAATTCTGGTTTTATAACTGGTTCAGCTTTTTTTGAATCCTTTTTGGTTAAAGGTTCCCCATTCTCTTTATCATCCtttatagatatttttttcTCTTCCCCTGGAATAACCTTATTAGCCTCCCTCAACTCTTTTTTGGCCAGCTGCTCCTCTATGGCTTTCCGTAACTCTGTTTTGGGTGGGACCTCCTTAACATCGCCCATTTCCTTCTTGCCCACCTGCTCCTCCTTCCACTCCTCGAACTCCTTTTTGGCCAACTGCTCGTAGTTGGCAATTACATCCGATACGTGTCTGTACTCCATGTCCACATCCGCATCCAAGTCTacctcctcgtcctcgtccttgATGACTACGTGCTCCGCCTCAATGACAGCTGGCGTTGTCCGGAGTTCTACGTGCATGTGCTCCGCGGATTGTGGTTTTTGCTCTAGAGCCACGGCAATCTTGTGCAGATCCTCCAGCGCCCGCTCCACAATGGGCACGTTTTCGGTTAGGGATTCCTCCGCCTCCTCCTCGGCGGCGGTTTCCTCCTTAATCTCTTTCGAGAGCCTCGTGGGCAATCCAGCTGCCCGGGTGTAAATCTGGCGAAGTATGGCTTGGAGTGGACTTTCCGCGGCCAAAATGGGTGACTGTCGATGTGCGAAAATCTCCCAGGAATCATTGGATCCGGAGCTAATGGGTCTGGCTGGTATGAGTGGTGgcggaggtggtggtggtggcggtggtgGAGTTGGTATCGGTGTGGTTTGGGCACTCCTCTGCAGCGCCTGCTTGGCATTCTCCATATAGGCATCGATCTGGAGCAAGTGCTCTGCTATGGACTGCTGTATGTGGGCATATTTCGCCTCCAGCTGGGCAATCTCCACATGGGCCTCGTGCTGCTTCTCCGTGTCGGTCTCCAGTCGGTAGATGCCGCCCTGCCTCCTCGTTTGCTTCTCCTTGGTGAGGGAATCCTGGCCAGACTTGGAACGCATCACAGGTGGCGGCGGAGTGGATGGCACTGGAATTGGAGTGGCTGGCGCACTCGTGCTGCTCCCTTGCCGCTGGAGCAACTTGATGCCACCGGTGGCACTCACATAGGTGGGACTCTCCCGCTCCTCCTCCATCTCCTGGTGATCCTGCAGATACGAACAGGCGTCGTCGTAGATCTGCTGGGCACTCAGCTTCAGCTGATCCGTCGAGGTTTCCACGCGAACGGGCACAATGCGAGTGTTGGCCAAGGGATTTGGATTTGGGTACGGATTCGGCTGGCTAATGCTCCCATTTGTGGCCAATGAAAgagccatctgctgctgctgcttaacTGCCAGGTTGTCAATTACCCTACGGCCCGCTGTCTTCGCCTGATTGAGTTGCGCAGCAGCTGGTGTCGGCGGCAGCGGCAAGGTCTCCAAGTCCACATCTTGCCCAGAATTGGGTTCCTCCTCGCTGTCGCCGTCGTGGCCATAGGAGATCTTCACCTCGGTGGCCAGTTTAATGCATCTGCGTTGGACTTTTGGCTTGGAAGTCCTGGGTTTGGGTGGTGGCAGCTCCGGTGCGCCCACTGTCCGCTTCCGGGAGCGTCCACGATCCAGGGAGTAGGCCTGCCTCTTGGGTCTTGGCCGGTAAGGTGTGACTGGAGTGGGTAGAGTTGGAGTTGAGGGCCTTTTGTGGGCCAACTGCTCGTAGTATTCACATCGTGGAGCCACCAAACCCAAGTCCACATCGGCTGCCTTGGTTTCGGGAGCGGAGAAGCCTTTGGAGACGGGAGTTTGATGGAAAACCTCCGATAGTTCACGGTCACTTGAAACTCTCTGGGGCGTTTTGGATCTCTCCTTGGAGCCACCCTCCCTTTGCCGCTGCTCCCTCACCTGTTTAGCGGTTGGTTCTATAATCCTTGTGGGACTCTGGAACTTCTCTCTCAGAGCCTCAATACTGTGCGAGGGATTGCAGGAGATCTGATGACCCTGGGACTCGGCATTGCTGGCCACATCCTGCTCCAATGGTGGCCAACTGTGATCCCTCTTGAGCAAATGTCGTTTGGTGGCCAGTCGATTGATCTTCAGCACGGTGTCCCGATCGATGGTGATGTCCTGCTGGTGGCTGAGATAGTCCGTCTTGATCTGGTCCAGCAGCTGCTGGTGCAGCGTATGATGCAGTGCATCCCCCTCGCCACGCTGACGCCGACGGCTCTGCCTTTCAGTGGGGTAGAAATCTTGGCGGCGTAAGCCCCATATAATTTACTTAAGGTTATTCTGCAAAATAACACCAATATTGGACGCGCACTTGGACTTTAGGTGGCTGTTTTGTTGAATGTTTTCACACTGTTTCTTTATGTTTTTTTGGCAACATATAATAGGCACGAGTACAGAAAAAACctaacatataataatatcttaCCAGATTTGGCTTGTTGTTCTTCCTCTTCGACGGCGCGCAGAACGGCCGAGTTGGCCAAGTTCAGGGGCTTCGAGACTTGGTCGTCGACTTCAATCCtagaaagtaaaaaaaaaacacaaattacTTGAACAAATCTGCATATAAGGAGAGTAGTTtaaaaag
Encoded here:
- the LOC119555611 gene encoding titin isoform X4 codes for the protein MIEVDDQVSKPLNLANSAVLRAVEEEEQQAKSDFYPTERQSRRRQRGEGDALHHTLHQQLLDQIKTDYLSHQQDITIDRDTVLKINRLATKRHLLKRDHSWPPLEQDVASNAESQGHQISCNPSHSIEALREKFQSPTRIIEPTAKQVREQRQREGGSKERSKTPQRVSSDRELSEVFHQTPVSKGFSAPETKAADVDLGLVAPRCEYYEQLAHKRPSTPTLPTPVTPYRPRPKRQAYSLDRGRSRKRTVGAPELPPPKPRTSKPKVQRRCIKLATEVKISYGHDGDSEEEPNSGQDVDLETLPLPPTPAAAQLNQAKTAGRRVIDNLAVKQQQQMALSLATNGSISQPNPYPNPNPLANTRIVPVRVETSTDQLKLSAQQIYDDACSYLQDHQEMEEERESPTYVSATGGIKLLQRQGSSTSAPATPIPVPSTPPPPVMRSKSGQDSLTKEKQTRRQGGIYRLETDTEKQHEAHVEIAQLEAKYAHIQQSIAEHLLQIDAYMENAKQALQRSAQTTPIPTPPPPPPPPPPPLIPARPISSGSNDSWEIFAHRQSPILAAESPLQAILRQIYTRAAGLPTRLSKEIKEETAAEEEAEESLTENVPIVERALEDLHKIAVALEQKPQSAEHMHVELRTTPAVIEAEHVVIKDEDEEVDLDADVDMEYRHVSDVIANYEQLAKKEFEEWKEEQVGKKEMGDVKEVPPKTELRKAIEEQLAKKELREANKVIPGEEKKISIKDDKENGEPLTKKDSKKAEPVIKPELQESTKELEASKTPADLQRTEEVVDKEKSCLHEETLTYCPVCDEMRCSPNNWAKLNKADQWRIANLQNESLKNYKATYEIRSPYISRQISWEDTQSAKENTPPEKLQRQRSFVEIVTTPATPDSPPPTPPPPPPPKKNHPTLQQPETEVTWERSRSPSPLPSRKYPAPLIEAPQRSSSPYGLNPVQTKAPTPSPGNLPVKYSHVPQLEGHNIGLLVRTATEPLQQSMSASSSMLAATPPATPRSAAQPSPFEFPSLESGEQHKFRSLASFDEVQRDFSVNRSFDNVSPRPYLGIEGYKRVAWPPASEERIIREFTPQPQTQSPAPGAGGYYPQAQAQAQAQAHAPSAAAPPQGPIYNNVQPRTTQAPPQNVYAPAPQQPTSQFPDSYPHQQQETQIPVQYTQAQFNRQRSREPVQVPAPTPDPASHANYQSNNYQPNYQSNYPQEQLQAANNVGGGWKHIGAPLPKSRSEFTAGGGDYPPFQGSPQQQQQPSYQQPQQQQQQQQYGGYQQQQQPQQPAAQWQQQPQQQVPQQQYQPQSQAQAPYQPPQWNQQQQQQPPQQQQPSYQASPYPQQQQQQQQQPSYYPQQNGGSTYAQPPYNSYSQPQVPYSQDQTDLQQQQQQLPGAFAGQDSYRGASPGIITLRKEAPVSQQPAPVYSSQPAAVSYQGGSKLRGDLKWPPPEYKEAAARENEERRQLALGPVCRPRRINRQDYTPFFAKHQLNNGYPSYKVPPGTQHIFG
- the LOC119555611 gene encoding titin isoform X5; protein product: MAALQRKLVHKQFNSPMGLYSQENVKATLNRELKAFGGEGIEVDDQVSKPLNLANSAVLRAVEEEEQQAKSDFYPTERQSRRRQRGEGDALHHTLHQQLLDQIKTDYLSHQQDITIDRDTVLKINRLATKRHLLKRDHSWPPLEQDVASNAESQGHQISCNPSHSIEALREKFQSPTRIIEPTAKQVREQRQREGGSKERSKTPQRVSSDRELSEVFHQTPVSKGFSAPETKAADVDLGLVAPRCEYYEQLAHKRPSTPTLPTPVTPYRPRPKRQAYSLDRGRSRKRTVGAPELPPPKPRTSKPKVQRRCIKLATEVKISYGHDGDSEEEPNSGQDVDLETLPLPPTPAAAQLNQAKTAGRRVIDNLAVKQQQQMALSLATNGSISQPNPYPNPNPLANTRIVPVRVETSTDQLKLSAQQIYDDACSYLQDHQEMEEERESPTYVSATGGIKLLQRQGSSTSAPATPIPVPSTPPPPVMRSKSGQDSLTKEKQTRRQGGIYRLETDTEKQHEAHVEIAQLEAKYAHIQQSIAEHLLQIDAYMENAKQALQRSAQTTPIPTPPPPPPPPPPPLIPARPISSGSNDSWEIFAHRQSPILAAESPLQAILRQIYTRAAGLPTRLSKEIKEETAAEEEAEESLTENVPIVERALEDLHKIAVALEQKPQSAEHMHVELRTTPAVIEAEHVVIKDEDEEVDLDADVDMEYRHVSDVIANYEQLAKKEFEEWKEEQVGKKEMGDVKEVPPKTELRKAIEEQLAKKELREANKVIPGEEKKISIKDDKENGEPLTKKDSKKAEPVIKPELQESTKELEASKTPADLQRTEEVVDKEKSCLHEETLTYCPVCDEMRCSPNNWAKLNKADQWRIANLQNESLKNYKATYEIRSPYISRQISWEDTQSAKENTPPEKLQRQRSFVEIVTTPATPDSPPPTPPPPPPPKKNHPTLQQPETEVTWERSRSPSPLPSRKYPAPLIEAPQRSSSPYGLNPVQTKAPTPSPGNLPVKYSHVPQLEGHNIGLLVRTATEPLQQSMSASSSMLAATPPATPRSAAQPSPFEFPSLESGEQHKFRSLASFDEVQRDFSVNRSFDNVSPRPYLGIEGYKRVAWPPASEERIIREFTPQPQTQSPAPGAGGYYPQAQAQAQAQAHAPSAAAPPQEQLQAANNVGGGWKHIGAPLPKSRSEFTAGGGDYPPFQGSPQQQQQPSYQQPQQQQQQQQYGGYQQQQQPQQPAAQWQQQPQQQVPQQQYQPQSQAQAPYQPPQWNQQQQQQPPQQQQPSYQASPYPQQQQQQQQQPSYYPQQNGGSTYAQPPYNSYSQPQVPYSQDQTDLQQQQQQLPGAFAGQDSYRGASPGIITLRKEAPVSQQPAPVYSSQPAAVSYQGGSKLRGDLKWPPPEYKEAAARENEERRQLALGPVCRPRRINRQDYTPFFAKHQLNNGYPSYKVPPGTQHIFG
- the LOC119555611 gene encoding bromodomain-containing protein DDB_G0280777 isoform X12, encoding MVAQWKIINENYKNLEGYKRVAWPPASEERIIREFTPQPQTQSPAPGAGGYYPQAQAQAQAQAHAPSAAAPPQGPIYNNVQPRTTQAPPQNVYAPAPQQPTSQFPDSYPHQQQETQIPVQYTQAQFNRQRSREPVQVPAPTPDPASHANYQSNNYQPNYQSNYPQEQLQAANNVGGGWKHIGAPLPKSRSEFTAGGGDYPPFQGSPQQQQQPSYQQPQQQQQQQQYGGYQQQQQPQQPAAQWQQQPQQQVPQQQYQPQSQAQAPYQPPQWNQQQQQQPPQQQQPSYQASPYPQQQQQQQQQPSYYPQQNGGSTYAQPPYNSYSQPQVPYSQDQTDLQQQQQQLPGAFAGQDSYRGASPGIITLRKEAPVSQQPAPVYSSQPAAVSYQGGSKLRGDLKWPPPEYKEAAARENEERRQLALGPVCRPRRINRQDYTPFFAKHQLNNGYPSYKVPPGTQHIFG
- the LOC119555611 gene encoding serine/arginine repetitive matrix protein 1 isoform X8, which codes for MAALQRKLVHKQFNSPMGLYSQENVKATLNRELKAFGGEGIEVDDQVSKPLNLANSAVLRAVEEEEQQAKSDFYPTERQSRRRQRGEGDALHHTLHQQLLDQIKTDYLSHQQDITIDRDTVLKINRLATKRHLLKRDHSWPPLEQDVASNAESQGHQISCNPSHSIEALREKFQSPTRIIEPTAKQVREQRQREGGSKERSKTPQRVSSDRELSEVFHQTPVSKGFSAPETKAADVDLGLVAPRCEYYEQLAHKRPSTPTLPTPVTPYRPRPKRQAYSLDRGRSRKRTVGAPELPPPKPRTSKPKVQRRCIKLATEVKISYGHDGDSEEEPNSGQDVDLETLPLPPTPAAAQLNQAKTAGRRVIDNLAVKQQQQMALSLATNGSISQPNPYPNPNPLANTRIVPVRVETSTDQLKLSAQQIYDDACSYLQDHQEMEEERESPTYVSATGGIKLLQRQGSSTSAPATPIPVPSTPPPPVMRSKSGQDSLTKEKQTRRQGGIYRLETDTEKQHEAHVEIAQLEAKYAHIQQSIAEHLLQIDAYMENAKQALQRSAQTTPIPTPPPPPPPPPPPLIPARPISSGSNDSWEIFAHRQSPILAAESPLQAILRQIYTRAAGLPTRLSKEIKEETAAEEEAEESLTENVPIVERALEDLHKIAVALEQKPQSAEHMHVELRTTPAVIEAEHVVIKDEDEEVDLDADVDMEYRHVSDVIANYEQLAKKEFEEWKEEQVGKKEMGDVKEVPPKTELRKAIEEQLAKKELREANKVIPGEEKKISIKDDKENGEPLTKKDSKKAEPVIKPELQESTKELEASKTPADLQRTEEVVDKEKSCLHEETLTYCPVCDEMRCSPNNWAKLNKADQWRIANLQNESLKNYKATYEIRSPYISRQISWEDTQSAKENTPPEKLQRQRSFVEIVTTPATPDSPPPTPPPPPPPKKNHPTLQQPETEVTWERSRSPSPLPSRKYPAPLIEAPQRSSSPYGLNPVQTKAPTPSPGNLPVKYSHVPQLEGHNIGLLVRTATEPLQQSMSASSSMLAATPPATPRSAAQPSPFEFPSLESGEQHKFRSLASFDEVQRDFSVNRSFDNVSPRPYLGIEGYKRVAWPPASEERIIREFTPQPQTQSPAPGAGGYYPQAQAQAQAQAHAPSAAAPPQPQVPYSQDQTDLQQQQQQLPGAFAGQDSYRGASPGIITLRKEAPVSQQPAPVYSSQPAAVSYQGGSKLRGDLKWPPPEYKEAAARENEERRQLALGPVCRPRRINRQDYTPFFAKHQLNNGYPSYKVPPGTQHIFG